The genomic DNA GGAGCTCACCATGACCTTGAAAATGCCAAACGGGCGGTCGATTTGCTCGAAGCCAATGCGCTTCAAATCCATATCAATGCCCCCCAAGAAGTCATTATGCCAGAGGGTGATCGTGACTTCTCCATGTGGCTGAAAAATATTGAAACCATCGTTCGAGAATTGGAAGTGCCCGTTATCGTCAAAGAAGTGGGCTTTGGTATGAGCCGTGAAACGGTGGCCCAGCTGGCTTCAGTCGGTGTTCAGACTGTGGATATTTCAGGAACAGGTGGCACGGATTTTGCCAAAATTGAAAACAATCGTCGCACCATTAAACACTATGATTTCCTAGAGGGGTGGGGGCAATCAACGGTTATTTCTTTGGTAGAAGCCATGAGTCTGCCAAAGGAAGAACGACCTCAACTCATTGCTTCTGGCGGTATCAAGAACCCGTTGGATATTGTGAAGTCACTAGCTTTGGGAGCTGATCTGGTTGGAATGTCCAATCGCTACCTTCAATATGTGAAAACGGGCAAGATTGACCTTATGGAAGATGCTCTTCGTGACATCCAGCTCCACAGAAGACAGCTAGCGTCCATCATGACCCTTGTGGGGGCTAAAAATATTGAGGAACTACGAACCAAGGATTTGATTCTCGGACCGGATGTTCAAAACTGGTGTCAGGCCCGCAGTATTGATTGGCAATCCTATGCCAATCGCTCACGTCAATAATATTTCAAATCAAAAACGCCTCAGGAATCTTCCTGGGGCGTTTAGTCGTCTTCATCCTCAATGTCGTCGTTGGATTCTTGCTCGAACAAGCTGGTTTCATCGTCTTCTTGATATTCCTGATTGAGAAAGCCACAGGAGGTCAAAAAGCTAACAGCCAAACAAAGACTGACCAACGCAAGCAACCATTTGTATCCTTTTTTCATGGGCAACTCCTTTATACTCTAAGTCCACATAACTATGTGTTCATGCCTTTTTGTTTCCTATTGTAAACAGAAGGTGCACGTTTGTCAAGGTATTATAGAATGCGAACAGACTGAAACGGTTCGTCTATTTGAAAATCGGGGTGCATCTTGTAAATGGTGTCTAGTTTATCTGTTTTTTATCTCAATTAGTCAAAATATTGTACTAATTTCTTGACAGGGTAAGAATAAAAGTATATAGTAAATGCAACTAGTAAAAACTATTGACTAATAACGGAGGGAATGGCATGAAAGCAGTAGTCGTATCTCAAGCAGGTGGCCCAGAAGTTCTTGAAGTCGTTGAACGCGAACGTCCTCGCCTCAAACCAGGCTGGTCGTTGGTCAAGGTCATGGGCTTTGGCATTAACCATTCGGAGATTTTTACCAGACAGGGACTGTCACCCAGCGTTTCCTTTCCCAGAGTTCTAGGCATTGAGCTGGTTGGTCTTATCGAAGAAACCAGCGACAGTCAGAATCTGCTGGTCGGACTCAAGGTGGTGTCTATCATGGGGGAGATGGGGCGTGCCTACGATGGCTCCTATGCTGAATACGCCTTGGTTCCTAACAGCAACCTTTATGTCATCAGGACTGACCTAGACTGGGCAGAGCTTGCCAGCGTTCCTGAAACCTACTATACAGCTTATGGTTCGATGAAAAATCTGAAGATTGAAGCCAGCGATAAGGTTCTGGTCAGGGGTGGAACCAGCGGTGTGGGCCAGGCCTTTGTCAAACTGGTCAAAGCCCGTTATCCCCATCTTTCAGTCTATGCCTCAGCCAGAAGTCTGGCGAAGAAGGATAAACTGCTAGCCTCTGGTTTTACAGATGTTATCGTGGACGAACAGGGCCGCCTGCAGACAGAGCTGACCTTTGATAAGATTTTGGAGCTGGTCGGGCCTGCCACCATAGCAGATTCTTTAGCTCACTTGCAAGAGGGCGGTATCGTCTGTTCAACTGGTCAGCTTGGCGGCAAATGGTATCTGGAAGATTTTGATCCAATTGAAATGCTGCGACACAACGTTTATCTGACCACTTTTGCATCAGGCAATGTTTCCAAAACCAAGCTTCAAGAGATGTTTGACTATATCGCAAGTTATCATGTCCCAGTCGGGCCTGAGAAGATTTTTTCACTGGACAGGATTCAAGAGGCCCATGCTTACTTGGAAGGAAAAGAGAGTTTTGGCAAAGTGATTGTACTAAACCATGAGAAGGAGAGTTAAGATGTCAGATTTACACCGACAAACCAAGCAGTATGCTCGTATTTTTGATCAGCAGCTGGCCTTTTATGAAGGCTATGCCAGACGGCATGGTTTACAGAGCAAGGGGCTTTACATGCTGATGTGGATCTACTACAATCCTCAAGGGATTACTCAGAAGCGTATCAGTGAAAAAACTTATGCCAGCAAGCAAGTGGTCAATGCAACCATCAAGAAATTTATAGAAAAAGGCTATCTGACCTGCAAAGAAAATCCTCAGGATAAGCGCCACAAGTTACTAACATTGACAGAAGCAGGCCGTTCCTATGCTTCAGCTATATTGGATCCATTAGAGGCTTTGGAGATGAAAGCGATGCAAGCCTTGTCTGATGAGGAACAGACCTTGTTTTTGCAGCTGTCAGAACGTTATAGCCAGTCCATTACAGCATTGTTTTTAAAGGAAGAAGGGGGGATCTATGATTGACTACCAAAATGTGACCCTAGACTGCTCTGTCAATGGGCCAATCTTACGCAACTTGACCTTTACCATTCAAGAAGGGGAGTTCTTTGTCCTCATTGGTCCCAGCGGCTGTGGAAAAACAACAACCTTGAAGTTGATTAACCGCCTCTTGGAGCAAACAGATGGCGATATTCTCTTTCAGGGCAAGCGGCTCAAGGACTACAATCTTCGGGAGCTGCGTCTGGAAACAGGTTATGTTCTCCAGCAGATTGCTCTTTTCCCAAATATGACCGTGGCAGAGAACATTGCCCTCATTCCTGAAATGAAGGGTATGGACAAGGCAGCGATTCTGGAAAAAACCAGAGAACTCTTGACCAAGGTGGGCTTGGAGCCTGACCAGTACCTGAACCGTCTGCCCAAGGACCTTTCTGGCGGAGAGCGGCAGCGGATTGGGATTTTGCGGGCCATTATTGCCAATCCCAAGGTCTTGCTCATGGATGAGCCCTTTTCAGCCTTGGACCCCATCAGCAGAAGTCAGCTCCAGGATTTGATCAAGGCTCTCCATCAGGAATTTGGTATGACAACCGTCTTTGTGACCCATGATATGGATGAGGCGGTCAAGCTGGCCGACCGAATTTGCCTCATGAAAGAGGGACAGGTTCTGCAGATTGGCAGCCCTGATGAGCTTCGCCATCATCCAGCAGATGACTTTGTCACCGAATTTATGCAGACAAGCGGAGGTGCCAAATGAACCTAATCCAAACCTTTGTAGAAAGACAGGGAGATTGGCAGATAGCCCTCTTTGAGCACCTACGGATTTCCCTACTCTCTTTGATTATCGCTATTGCCATCGCGGTTCCTCTAGGTCTGCTCTTGTCCAATAAAAAACGCCTGACCGAGTGGAGCCTGCAAATTACGGGAATCTTTCAGACCATTCCTTCTTTGGCACTCTTGGGGCTATTCATTCCCTTTATGGGTATTGGGACCCTGCCAGCTGTGGTGGCCCTGGTCATCTATGCAGTCTTTCCCATTCTGCAGGGAACCCTGACAGGACTGGCAGAGATTGACCCTTATCTGGAAGAAGCAGCGACCGCCTTTGGGATGACTAAGTGGGAAAAGCTGAAAAAATTTGAGTTGGCCCTGGCCATGCCCATTCTTATGTCGGGCATTCGGACAGCCGCCATCATGATTATCGGAACAGCCACTTTGGCCGCCCTGGTAGGGGCTGGCGGGCTGGGTTCCTTTATCCTGCTGGGCATTGACCGCAATGATTCGGCCCTGATTTTGATTGGGGCGGTGTCCTCGGCTGTCCTGGCAGTAGTCTTTGGCTATGTCATCAAGCTCTTACAGGATAAAAAGCCAAAAACCATCCTCTTGGCCTTGCTGGTCACCCTCTTTGCGGTTGGGGTCAGCTATGTTCCGGTTTTCCAAGGCCAGTCCAAGAAGGTTGTCATCGCTGGGAAACTGGGAGCCGAGCCTGAAATCCTGATCAATATGTACAAACTCCTGATTGAGGATCAAACTGATATTTCAGTCGACATCAAGCCTAATTTTGGCAAAACCAGCTTCCTCTATGAAGCCCTCAAGTCAGGCTCAATCGACATTTATCCAGAGTACACAGGCACCATCACGACCACCCTTTTGACCAATCCTCCGACAGACCTGTCCAACAATCCAGAAGAGGTCTATGAGGCGGCCCGCAAGGCTATCTTGGAACAGGATGGTCTGGTTTATCTGCAACCCATGGACTTCCAAAACACCTTTGCCATTGCGGTGACGGAAGACTATGCCAAGGCAAATGGCCTTACAACCATTTCAGACTTGGCCAAGGTTCAGGGCACAGCAGTCGCTGGTTTCTCCCTGGAATTTAATGACAGGGAAGATGGGAATTTGGGCCTGAAAAACCTCTATGGTCTCAACCTCACTGTCAAGACCATGGAGCCAGCT from Streptococcus oriscaviae includes the following:
- a CDS encoding zinc-binding dehydrogenase translates to MKAVVVSQAGGPEVLEVVERERPRLKPGWSLVKVMGFGINHSEIFTRQGLSPSVSFPRVLGIELVGLIEETSDSQNLLVGLKVVSIMGEMGRAYDGSYAEYALVPNSNLYVIRTDLDWAELASVPETYYTAYGSMKNLKIEASDKVLVRGGTSGVGQAFVKLVKARYPHLSVYASARSLAKKDKLLASGFTDVIVDEQGRLQTELTFDKILELVGPATIADSLAHLQEGGIVCSTGQLGGKWYLEDFDPIEMLRHNVYLTTFASGNVSKTKLQEMFDYIASYHVPVGPEKIFSLDRIQEAHAYLEGKESFGKVIVLNHEKES
- the fni gene encoding type 2 isopentenyl-diphosphate Delta-isomerase — encoded protein: MIDNRAHGRNRKDQHVELASQQFTYQSAKDFEETRFVHQSLPEMKINDVDISTTVAGLEFATPFFINAMTGGSKKTREINRLLGIMAHYGKIALASGSVSAAIKEPSVAESFSVMRRENPFGIIFANLGAHHDLENAKRAVDLLEANALQIHINAPQEVIMPEGDRDFSMWLKNIETIVRELEVPVIVKEVGFGMSRETVAQLASVGVQTVDISGTGGTDFAKIENNRRTIKHYDFLEGWGQSTVISLVEAMSLPKEERPQLIASGGIKNPLDIVKSLALGADLVGMSNRYLQYVKTGKIDLMEDALRDIQLHRRQLASIMTLVGAKNIEELRTKDLILGPDVQNWCQARSIDWQSYANRSRQ
- a CDS encoding MarR family winged helix-turn-helix transcriptional regulator; translation: MSDLHRQTKQYARIFDQQLAFYEGYARRHGLQSKGLYMLMWIYYNPQGITQKRISEKTYASKQVVNATIKKFIEKGYLTCKENPQDKRHKLLTLTEAGRSYASAILDPLEALEMKAMQALSDEEQTLFLQLSERYSQSITALFLKEEGGIYD
- a CDS encoding ABC transporter permease/substrate-binding protein gives rise to the protein MNLIQTFVERQGDWQIALFEHLRISLLSLIIAIAIAVPLGLLLSNKKRLTEWSLQITGIFQTIPSLALLGLFIPFMGIGTLPAVVALVIYAVFPILQGTLTGLAEIDPYLEEAATAFGMTKWEKLKKFELALAMPILMSGIRTAAIMIIGTATLAALVGAGGLGSFILLGIDRNDSALILIGAVSSAVLAVVFGYVIKLLQDKKPKTILLALLVTLFAVGVSYVPVFQGQSKKVVIAGKLGAEPEILINMYKLLIEDQTDISVDIKPNFGKTSFLYEALKSGSIDIYPEYTGTITTTLLTNPPTDLSNNPEEVYEAARKAILEQDGLVYLQPMDFQNTFAIAVTEDYAKANGLTTISDLAKVQGTAVAGFSLEFNDREDGNLGLKNLYGLNLTVKTMEPALRYEAIKNGDVQIVEAFSTDSKVVTYKLKILEDDKQLFPPYQAAPLLSQETLEKYPELEQVLGVLAGKISTEEMTQMNYAVDVEGKSAEEVAREYLEKENLLK
- a CDS encoding ABC transporter ATP-binding protein; amino-acid sequence: MIDYQNVTLDCSVNGPILRNLTFTIQEGEFFVLIGPSGCGKTTTLKLINRLLEQTDGDILFQGKRLKDYNLRELRLETGYVLQQIALFPNMTVAENIALIPEMKGMDKAAILEKTRELLTKVGLEPDQYLNRLPKDLSGGERQRIGILRAIIANPKVLLMDEPFSALDPISRSQLQDLIKALHQEFGMTTVFVTHDMDEAVKLADRICLMKEGQVLQIGSPDELRHHPADDFVTEFMQTSGGAK